CCCAATCTTCAGTTACTCAGGCTTTTTCTCAAAACCAGCTAGTAGCAAAATCTTCGTTGCCTTTGTCAGTTCACCCACCTAGCTCTACCACCCAGTTACCTATAGCTCCTTTGTATAATTCAGCCCAGATAGCTTCGGTAGAACAAATATGTAACCTTCTGAAAGTCCAGAAGCCCAAAAAGCTGGGGAAATACGTCTGTGAATATTGCAACAGGGCTTGTGCCAAACCCAGTGTACTCCTAAAGCACATACGTTCCCACACAGGTGAACGGCCGTATCCTTGTGAGACTTGTGGATTTTCATTTAAGACCAAAAGCAATCTTTACAAGCACAAAAAGTCTCATGCCCATGCTATCAAACTTGGACTTGTCCTCCAGCCAGATTCTAGTGGGCTGTTCATCTCCCATGAATCAGACAAGGCACTTAGTATCCATTCAGATGTGGAAGACAGTGGTGACAGTGATGATGAAGGCACAGCTGACGAAAGGCAAGATGATCAAGGATCATTAGAAATGGAATCTGCTCATGTTCTGAAAATCCCCTCTACTTCTGAATTGCTGCACAAAGGCAGTCCCGTCTCAGCAGGCAACCCAGAACGTATACTGGATGACTCTTCATTTCAGGACTCGGCAACACAAGCGGGTACAGGTTTACCTAAAGTGATAGTTTACCCTATAAAAGTTTCTCCTTCAAGGTCTGATAGCCCTAAAGTAGCAGACTCCACTTCTACCCTTCCTACAACACAACAAGGAGACGTGAAAGAGACAACTGTGAAACCAAATTTAACACCAACAGACTTTGTGAAGGATTCTGATACTAAGCAGCATCAGAAGATAGAGGCAAACATTTCTGAGGAGCAGCTCGGAACTGCTGCAGGAACAGCAATGCATGCACAGCTACAAAGGCAGCAGGCAACAGATTGTTCTCAGGATCAGCAAGGAAAATGTCTCCTGAGCCCTAGAAGTTTAGGCAGCACTGACTCAGGCTACTTTTCACGATCAGAAAGCGCAGATCAGACCATGAGTCCATCCGTTCCATTTATGAAGGGACTGCCCGCTTCTGAAAAGGACCCAAATAAAGGTGGTATGCAACGAATGAATACTTCCATGGCATCCATTGTACAAACTGTTTGTGCTGACAAAGTGTTGCTCTCTTCTAGTCAAATGAGGCCCCCTTTAGCCACAAAAACGCTTGAAGAACGCATTTCAAAATTAATATCTGATAATGAAGCTGTAGTGGATGACAAACAGTTGGACAGTGTGAAGCCACGGAGAACATCCCTTTCAAGAAGAGGTAGCATTGATTCTCCAAAGTCCTACATTTTTAAAGACTCCTTCCAGTTTGACCTAAAACCAATGGGTAGAAGAACTAGCTCAAGCTCGGATATACCAAAGTCTCCTTTCACACCAACTGAAAAGTCAAAGCAAGTTTTTCTTCTGTCTGTACCTACTCTTGATTGTTTACCTATTACTAGAAGTAATTCTATGCCTACTACCAGTTATTCAGCTGTACCCACAAATGTAatacctcccccccaccccctacgTGGAAGTCAGTCTTTTGATGACAAAATCGGCTCTCtgtatgatgatgtttttgtgccAGGCCCTGCCACTCCACAGCTCCAAAGTGGGCACACTCGCACTCTTGTTCGGCAAGCAGCGATAGAAGATTCTTCAGCTACTGAAGGGCATGCTTTTGGACCAGCACGCTCTGTAGATGAAAGCTATGGATGCAGTGCATCAAATGAATTCTCAGTGGCAAGAAGCAAGTCATTTGTACAGGGGGCAAAtttggataaaattaaaaagtcaCATCAAGGCCGTGGGACAATGTTTGAGTGTGAGACTTGTAGAAACAGATACAGAAAACTGGAAAACTTTGAGAATCATAAAAAGTTTTATTGTTCAGAGTTGCATGGACCAAAAACCAAGGCAGCTATTAGGGATTCTGAACATAAAACGGTCTTGAACAGTATGCAACCCCAAATCCTTCACTATAGAGTTGCCACTTCAACTGGGATCTGGGAACAAACATCTcagataagaaaaagaaggaagatgaaaagtgttggagatgatgatgatgaatcaccAACAAATGATACTGGTAATTTGTCAAAGAGCATAACGGAGTCAGAGTGCCAGAATAAACTAGGGAATTCCACCGGTATCTCCAAACATACTTCCACTATCCTAGGATCTGGCAGCATTTCACTTCAGAAACTATCCCATAATGAGGTTGAGGCTAAAAGTACAGAACAGACCACAGCACCAAAGATGTTGCTGCATGGGGCAAAGCAGGCTGTTCAAGTTGCACAAGAAAAAAACGAAGTGAAAAGGCAAGGGGCTGGGATTTCAGTAATACAGCACACAAATTCCTTAAGCAGACCTAGCTCTTTTGAAAAATCAGATTCATTTGAAAGAGTGTCGCCTGTTTCCTTTCAGGAAGCTAACAAGCCTCTGAAGCTCCATTCCTTGAATCCCATTGTAGTTCAAGAGGAGAACTGTTCTTTCCTGACTGCCTCCCAGCCTCCTCAAGTAGCAGAAGCACTGAGAGTTCAGCTTCAGGAGCGTCAGGTCACTCCCCATGAAAGGCATTCACCAGTGCCACCACTAAGGCTTGTTCGCCAACATAACATCCAAGTTCCTGAGATTCTGGTCACAGAAGAGCCCGACAAAGACCCAGAATGTTTATGCAGTGATCAGGCGAAAACAGAAAAATTTAATTGGCCCCAACGTAGTGAAACCCTGTCGAAGTTGCCCACAGAAAAGCTTCcacccaaaaagaaaagaattcgcTTGGCTGAAATTGAGAATTCTTCTGCTGAGTCAAGCTTTGACTCTACGCTTTCTAGAAGTTTGAGTCGAGAGAGCAGCTTATCACGTGCATCTAGTTTCTCTGCCTCTTTTGATAAAGACGAGGTCTGTAAGAATGAGAGTGTCTCCAAAGCAGAAGCAACTAATAAACCTCTGGAATTCCTTACAATACCTACAAGTTCAAAGACGCTCAGTGTACCTGGTTCTCACTACCGAGAAATGCGGCGAGCTGCTTCTGAGCAAATAAGTTGCACCCAACCGTCAATGGAGATTGCAGATTACCGCAGCAAGTCCTTTGATTGCGGAGGGATGACTCTTCCCACGCCTGCTTCACTTGTAGAGATATCTACTTCCAAACTGGTTTCTGGTAATAGTGGTGCTACGCACGTCCCTCTgttggaaaggaggaggggggccCTTGTAAGACAGATATCCTTAAACATTGCCTCAGAAAAGAATCAGCCTGACACCATGTCAGATACTTTGTTTCAGACAACTTCTGCAACAAATATTTCTGCTGTGTCCTTTCAGAGGTTACAGAGTTCTGGGAATACGTCTGAGGAATATTCCTCGAAATCTCAGCATCCCCAAGCTTATATGAAGCCTTTGCACGAGTCAGTGAAAAACAGCTCTCTTAACCTGGCTTCCAGCGAGCACTGTTTAGGCTCTAATCTGAACCAACATGATCAGCAAGCTGTGCTCAGTCAGCATTCCCAATCGCTCCTTCAAGGCATACTTGGAGCTCAGAAAATCAGGAGCTTGGGTAGTGGTCAGCATAGTGGTCAGGAAGATTGTTTTGCTCCCAAATATCAGCTTCATGTTAAAGCACTGCACGTAGGACAGCAATACCCCCTAGGTCTTCCAGGTGCAGCTGGCAGAGAGCAGATTGGGACTCTACCAGAAGTACACATAAAGTTAAATGACAAAGTGTCCAAGCCGTATGTGACACAACCCATGCAACAAACTGTTCCTGATAACTGCAGTGGTCCAGTGTATCAGGTTGCTCCCTTTGTTGTCCCCGTGCGTATTCACAGTAATATGCCATCTTATGGTTTAGCTGCCGTTGCACCCCTTCCCCAAATTGTAGTAACTCGGGATCAGGTAAACCAATCTCTTTGTAAAACAAACACCGTGTCTGTGCCAACAGTCAAAGATCAAGCTCATCTGCCAAAATCCCAGAAAGATCGTTTGATGTGTTTGTCAATTTCACAACCACCTTCTGTGTTTGACTGCCTGGTTTCCGAGACAGGTGGCAAAAATTCAGTTTCACAGGGGTCCTTAAGTACAGTTCAGAATGTGCCAGTGAGTGGACTATTTCCTCAACAGGAAGCCACAGTGTCAAGCAAACGCATGCTCTCCCCTGCAAATAGCTTAGATATTGCCATGGAAAAACAGCAGAAACGTGTTAAAGATGAAAGTGGAGCTGCTTGCACAACAGGTGCTCTGTCACTGTATCCATTAAACACAAATGGCAATGCCCCGAGTAAGCAAAAGAAGCCACTTTTAGTGCGACAGATCTGCACCACAGAGCCTCTTGAAAGTTTCTCATTGGATCACGATAACAAAAGTTGTGGAGTCAGTAAATCTCCAGATGTCCCGTTGCCAGCGTCAGCTGATTCAGGCCAATCTGGAGCTCCTTCCTTCGTAACGGAACCTCTAGAACACAATCTACCAACCTCAGGAGCTGTAGTTTTTACAGTTGGGAAGTCACTTGAAGCTCCTCCATTGAGTACTCAGACTTCATTTCTAAAGGTTCTAGGTAGCAGTCAAGAAAGGATGTCCCCAGGAGTTAATAATGAGAACAAGCAATCCAGTATCCTGAgccaggcaaaatccggagccactCTGGCTGTGGTGAATGCAAGTGATACACAACAATTATCTTTTCCAAgcctaaaaacagcaacaaatctTACTtggtgtttccttttaaaaaggaagcctgTGCATCTGTTACAAAATGAACAAAAGACTTCATCTTATTCTTCCTGGACTATCAGTTCCAACAATCCCAATCCACTTGGTTTGCCAACAAAGGTGGCTCTTTCCCTCCTGAATTCAAAGCAGAAATCTGGAAAGTCCCTTTATGCTCAAGCAATAAGTACTAACTTTACAGCTGACATACTGGTCTACTCTAGCAAATGGAAGAACAACTTGCTTAAGGTACTTGACATATGGATAACATACATTGATTTTAAAGGGGAGGGGAGTCTATTGTTGACACTGAAGCATAAGTGTTGTTTTAAAAGTAGATGTTGGTAATTTGGGACAAAGCATAATTATGCTCTGTGACGGTGTATTTCTGATATATTGCTCACTTCCAGTGCTGTTTAAGTATTGTCTACTTCTACTACATGACatgaagtgctatcatatctcatgAATACTGTCATCTACTAATGGTTTGCACACAAAAAGGGTGCTTTTGGAAAGCCTTTCTTTGTACCAGGGGTGGACAATGCCCAGGGGCCAATTTTCTccaccctaggagccacagaaggAGTCACTGCCCCCTGAAACTGGAAGCACACAAAATTCCactgctctttcttttttccaaattTCTTTCACAGGCAGAACAAGCCCCATTGAGGTGGGGATGGGATCACCATCCCTGAGGTTTCCAGgagcactgtttttcttttctttttacaaaacCTCCCTGCTGGGAAAGGGTTTCTAGTGTTTGCCAAAATGAGAGTAGTGGGCTGCACTTGACCTGGGGGCTACATGTTGgccacacaaaaaaaaaaaaaaagattgaaatcccCAGAAGGGCATATATTATTTCACTGAGTTCCTCTCTGGAATTTATATAAGGAATGCAGTTGACATGAAATAAAACATTAAGGTAACTTATATTACTGCAGAGCTCTTTTTATCATAGGGTAACAATAGGACACCATTTTATATTATTGAGAACTTCTGACTAGTAGAGAAGTTGAACTATAATTGCAGGTCGTATAAATACCTGCTAAGTGAGGATTCAGGAGGGGTTTGGTTATGTGAACATTAATCTGAGTTGACAATTTATTCATACGGCCTAAACAAAATTGGAGCATGTCACGTCCTTTTTAATTGCACAGTTGCATTACCTGTTTCTCTTCAAAATATTGATTCCAAAAAGCTAGGTGAAACTATATATCTTATTATATTACTCAGGTATGTGGTTTCAGGGGAGTTTTTTCTTATAAACCGGAATGTTAAAATGTAATTTTGAGACTTTCATTTAGTAGAATAATTAGAAATGACTTCTCTTTTTGATCCTAAATACTGTTGCAGATTTTCAGGCTCTAAAAGCTAGTGCTACAATGAAGTCTTCCTCTGCATCCTTCAGGgctttgaaaatgtatttttggatTGCTGTTTAAATAATCTTGTGACTGCTGGTCAGGGAGTTCTGagtgttttagtccaaaaaatgGTCATTTTTTAGAAACATGGGATCCAGAACTCCCAGAGAGGCATTCTAACATGTTAGAATACAACCAGTATGTTTGGTATTAAATACACAATGTGTTAACATAATACCTTGCATGGAGGTAGCAAAAGATGAGCAGTAGATAAGATTAACCTTCGGGTTgctgattatttatttacttatttattaaaggcATCTATAAATGGCTGTCCTGCCCATCAGGATCTCCAGAGTGACGTACTGTACATAATAAAATCATAgtataaaagcaaaacagaaaaaaatacattcttCAAAACCACACTcgagaacaattttaaaagccaaaggtCTGACAGAATAATATAGTTTTGATTGCCTTAGAACCTCAATAAGAATGGAACCAGCTTGACTTTCCTTGAGAAGGGGAGTTCCACAGTGAAGGTGCTGCTACAGAGAACAGATAGTTGATCTTCATTTCTGCTGATCTGTCTTAAAGATGTTCTCCTTTGTTATTTAGCTCTTGCTTATGTATGAAGTGTTTTTAAGTGCATTGCTTAAAAGAACTTTTGTTAATCCTAGTTAGGAGGTCAGAAGTGTTTGCAATGAAATCATGCACTTATTTCCCCTGGAATGAACTGGTTCTTTGTTTGAAACTACAGTATAGTTTTGGGGTGTGTCAGAACCAAGATTAACTGAAATGAACATTAATTTAGGTTCCTCACTTAACCAACTTCTTTGTTGGGAAACCTAGTTAAAGGAAGGAATAACAGTTGATTTGCTCAGTTAGCATATTCTTCAACTACAAGTAAGGACTTTTGAGAGCAAAGGGACTTAATGATGAAAGCCTTATATCCAGTTTTTCTGGGTTCATTTTCACATCAAAACAGATTCCCTATAGGAAAGGAACAGCTCATTTATTTGTAAACACGTGCCATGCTTTCCTACATTATGTGTCGCATTTGTACTTATCtgacaattatatatatattgacatTTCATGTACTGTTTATTGTAACCCAACATAAAGGATTAAAAATGGGTCCCAAACTGAGAAATCATCTGCATGTGTTTACAATAAgattttaaaacatctgtttaTTAGTTATTATTATAGAGATTTTCATACTCCATTTTGTTGGAGATCACATGCAAACATGTTGATGGCTATATAATTAGGTAGCTATAGTCTTATAGTTTTGTCATGTCTTCTGCTATCTCCATCCTTATTTCATTGGCATGAGTGATCTAGTGAGGGTTCTCCACCATTCATGCCAGTGGACTTGTACAACACCTGTTCTTAGTAGGTGGTGATTGTCATACTTTAGATGCAGGAAAACACCTCACCTGTGCGGATATTGAGCTGTTATAAATGAATCTGTGTAGTTATTATGAATTTCAGAGCTTAAAACACTTTTGACTTGGCATTTTAAGTGAATATGCAAATACTAAGAATGCCAGtcaaatatatgtatatgttatatgTATTGCTATAATAATCACCAATTAGTTTGGAACTTTGCCTATGTTTTGAGCAAATTTTTAGTTTACAAGAAttagttttctgtttttaaatgtggaaTTCAGCCGACCAAAAGGAAAATTATTGGAAGGAGGGAATAATAATCAAGAGAAGCTAAAACATATGTTTCCCTTTTAGACAACTGGTATGCTAATTTTCTCTGGCAGTAGAGATAGATTTCAGAACAAAAAAACAGCTTTGGGAATACATTTTCTACAGCTACTAAATCATGCACAGACAGCTACTTCTGTGCAAAACCATAAACCTATCATGTTCTTTCAAGAATATAACCGTATAAGCATTTTTATAATGttatcttcctctgtttcttttcatttccctATAAGctttacttgtttgtttttgataaaTCAGCGGGAAATGAAATACTCCAGGAAGTAGAGTTTAGGAAGGTATTGTGAGGTGACATATTTAGCATATAACAGTATTTCAAGATGTCTCAACATTGACTTATTCAGTACCTCTCATTTCAAAACAGAGCAAAATAtcagattttttaatttatttatttaccttttcaTGCTGTGTCTGTTGCACCTTTTGGACTCACAAATCTTCCCATTCTCTTAGCCAATGATCTTTGTGGGTGGCCCCTCTCCACTCCCTGACATCAGTGATTGCCACAACTTCATTTGAGATGTGTGCATCAGAGAACATAACAattactttttgcttttttagcAAGTGGTCAAGCTGTCTTGGTATTCTGGGAATCCTCTGAAAAACACCATACAGACAGTATGACACTTCTTCCTCAccctcccctttttttatttagtataagGTTTTGTGGACTGCTTCGTCAATTACATAAAGTGTTGTTCTCTGGCCAGGTACATTGTGTGTATACAGTGTAAAGAAAAAATATGAATAATTAAGCCAAACAGCCATTAATGAAGAAAATAAGCTGTACAATTCTATGTAAAGCTTAGATAAAGCTAAGATAAACATAGGATTTGCCTACAGCAGTGATAATTGATAATACAATAGTTATCCTCTGtctcttttatattctttgcaCTGCATAATTGTGTGGCATCCCTAATGATTTCATTTGTACCCCTCTATGCATGTGTTTGTATACCTGGCCAACTGAGAATAATTATTTGTGCTTACTATGATGTTGTTCAAGACTTGAGAAAAAGTAAAACTACGTGCTACAACACTGCAAGGGTTTGCTACAACAGAGCAACTTTCCTTAAGATATTTTACCCAATGttcaatttgtgtgtgtttctacatGGCAGTTTCATATGCAACACTGTGTATCCCCTGcagtatggtgtgtgtgtgtgtgtacacatgtgcgtgcatgcacgcacataacaatatatattttccccccaaaatctgCATTCTACTGTATGGATGAATTTTGGAGTTCAATGAAATTTTCAACTATTACATGAATTATCTTGCTTCTCTTACTCACCGGAAAAGGCAAATAGTTTTTGAAACACATTCCTTTACTTGTGGAGTCTATCTtcacaccttttaaacaaaagaagAGCCTGAAAGGGAACTTAGGCCTACTTCTCTGTGGCAAAAATGGAAATCTGCAGCTAATAACTGGAAACTCAGAAATTTATAGAAAGAGGATAATATATGTTCACTTTACTTGCTAGCCATGTTTCTAACAATGCAAGTTTGTTCATAGTTAGTTGAAAATAAGTCTTACTATATTCATTGCCACTTTCTCCCAAGTGAATGGTATGAGCTGCTGTATTTGGCATGcctgtctatttttttaaaaatgtgctgcaCAACTGAAATGTAATTGTGTTGCCTTTACCCTATACAATGGCCGTGTTTGGTGACTGCATCATCAGATGTTCTCTGGTAATAATATTCTGATAGACAAAAATGTATATGTTTTCtaataagaaaattaaatatatacattttttcagAGGGCATTAGTTAAACAAAAGGCAGCAAGAGAGTTCAGCAATAAAGAAAACTATGAAACAAGCACTGATCAAGATAATGAGACCATCACCAGAAGTGAGCCAAgaagagtgaaaatatttgatgGAGGGTAAGTATTTTCTTTCCTCAGCATACCATAATGGTTTTGTAGGAAAGCCTacttggccttttttttttttccaagaaagagAAGATCTGCAGTGAGGTTCAGGTCAACTGTGAAAAATATAATTGAATTAAGGAGCCAACATGAGGTACACATTCAAGTGTTCAAAATTATTTGGTAAACCCAGCACCCTAATattacaaattacagtggtgcctcgcttaacgagtgcatcactcaacgatgaattcgcataacgatggcctttgctggaaattttgccgcctcacctaacgatgtttcctatgggggattttcgcataacaatgtttgggaccttgcttcacttaacgatgacagttttaggtcccctgtttcacttaacttttttttgacagccctgtttttgctattttaaaaatattctaaaatgttttaaaaatgtttaaaatgcttggaatcgttagtgcacctaataaaaccttcattaaagtaatttggctttgttctgagtctttttgaatttttggtgattttttttcaccattgaaatgtattgaataggctcctattggaatggattaaccggttttcaatgcattcctatgggaaatggtgtttcgcttaacgatgttttcacataacgatgtttttaatggaaccaattaacattgttatgcgaggcaccactgtacttattaacCATGCCCACCTCATCAACTCTTATTCTTCTGGCTGCTTTTTGTCCTAGTAGTTTAGGACATAAGTCTCTAGCATATGGACTTGGGTAAATGTCCCAAATCTAAGCCAATACCTATAAGCTTTGGTTCGGAACAaagctcccactgaaataaaactgttagaCTTTGAAGTATTACAATattttgcttcccccctccccccgcccccacttGTCTTTTGCTAAGATGTTGAGATAGATGAAAATAGCTGCTTGGGAAATATTTTGCAGATCTCTTTGAGATGATACCAAGATGATAATTGATGGATTGAGGTGGCTCAGACAGAGGTGAACTACAAAAGGAAAAGCTTGTTTAGTTCGTTGTCTGCATATTACCTGTGTGCCACACAGTAAGCAAAGAACTGCCACTAAACATGCATTACTGCAGCCCAATAGATAGGCTTCCAAGGAATTGCAGGATAATGTCATAAAATCTGTGATTTGCTTAATGATTATTGAGCCTAGTATTTCCTGTCTGTAGTAAGAGTGCAGAGAGGGTGAAGGAACACACCTGTGCACATATTTCACCTGTGCAGTCTTCCACCATTCTTTTATTGTGCATGAATAGCCTCCAAGGGGCGTAATGCTTGTAGGATTGTAATAGCAACAAAAGCTGATTTCAGAATATCCTCAAGGTTTGTTAATCATGGTTAACTTTGGTCAGAAATAACACTTACCCTGTGATcatcattcattaggcatccttcagtcttgaaagactatggtaacgtgctctgtatggaggacttggattATACCCTGTggtataattaataataattgcatgctatcaCATTGATTCTGGCTATGGTGGaccttcccagagttttctagttataaaatactcagaaatgggttGCCATGC
This sequence is a window from Pogona vitticeps strain Pit_001003342236 chromosome 4, PviZW2.1, whole genome shotgun sequence. Protein-coding genes within it:
- the HIVEP1 gene encoding zinc finger protein 40 isoform X4 gives rise to the protein MRMPRTKQINPRNLRDKIEEAQKELNETEDLQKDISEAVARGSTDAVKGVKRKKIVTGNHQTKIPKSPLRTPARAKAKEKTEDPSSFSDILPDTSELLKEVHSLATQNGKQNKQSERMLSSEVAVKTSRPETSLHSKLSLLPQSMDLNKWPVEDFSSVQTVQKGSTSSSSTAAVDNNECIHFTDCNDSSSCTNTAFDVLLKAMEPELNTLAQECPSSGMQVELPRPNTTVSASSSLTSNTPTVQSHAAVVQQEFVAGSQFYTSQTVHVATSGKSEQAQMHSVAHSQEQVPAKAGQQKKPITACPSFTNSLVHQPNQENLKLQHIYSIAVTSPIISPQSSVTQAFSQNQLVAKSSLPLSVHPPSSTTQLPIAPLYNSAQIASVEQICNLLKVQKPKKLGKYVCEYCNRACAKPSVLLKHIRSHTGERPYPCETCGFSFKTKSNLYKHKKSHAHAIKLGLVLQPDSSGLFISHESDKALSIHSDVEDSGDSDDEGTADERQDDQGSLEMESAHVLKIPSTSELLHKGSPVSAGNPERILDDSSFQDSATQAGTGLPKVIVYPIKVSPSRSDSPKVADSTSTLPTTQQGDVKETTVKPNLTPTDFVKDSDTKQHQKIEANISEEQLGTAAGTAMHAQLQRQQATDCSQDQQGKCLLSPRSLGSTDSGYFSRSESADQTMSPSVPFMKGLPASEKDPNKGGMQRMNTSMASIVQTVCADKVLLSSSQMRPPLATKTLEERISKLISDNEAVVDDKQLDSVKPRRTSLSRRGSIDSPKSYIFKDSFQFDLKPMGRRTSSSSDIPKSPFTPTEKSKQVFLLSVPTLDCLPITRSNSMPTTSYSAVPTNVIPPPHPLRGSQSFDDKIGSLYDDVFVPGPATPQLQSGHTRTLVRQAAIEDSSATEGHAFGPARSVDESYGCSASNEFSVARSKSFVQGANLDKIKKSHQGRGTMFECETCRNRYRKLENFENHKKFYCSELHGPKTKAAIRDSEHKTVLNSMQPQILHYRVATSTGIWEQTSQIRKRRKMKSVGDDDDESPTNDTGNLSKSITESECQNKLGNSTGISKHTSTILGSGSISLQKLSHNEVEAKSTEQTTAPKMLLHGAKQAVQVAQEKNEVKRQGAGISVIQHTNSLSRPSSFEKSDSFERVSPVSFQEANKPLKLHSLNPIVVQEENCSFLTASQPPQVAEALRVQLQERQVTPHERHSPVPPLRLVRQHNIQVPEILVTEEPDKDPECLCSDQAKTEKFNWPQRSETLSKLPTEKLPPKKKRIRLAEIENSSAESSFDSTLSRSLSRESSLSRASSFSASFDKDEVCKNESVSKAEATNKPLEFLTIPTSSKTLSVPGSHYREMRRAASEQISCTQPSMEIADYRSKSFDCGGMTLPTPASLVEISTSKLVSGNSGATHVPLLERRRGALVRQISLNIASEKNQPDTMSDTLFQTTSATNISAVSFQRLQSSGNTSEEYSSKSQHPQAYMKPLHESVKNSSLNLASSEHCLGSNLNQHDQQAVLSQHSQSLLQGILGAQKIRSLGSGQHSGQEDCFAPKYQLHVKALHVGQQYPLGLPGAAGREQIGTLPEVHIKLNDKVSKPYVTQPMQQTVPDNCSGPVYQVAPFVVPVRIHSNMPSYGLAAVAPLPQIVVTRDQVNQSLCKTNTVSVPTVKDQAHLPKSQKDRLMCLSISQPPSVFDCLVSETGGKNSVSQGSLSTVQNVPVSGLFPQQEATVSSKRMLSPANSLDIAMEKQQKRVKDESGAACTTGALSLYPLNTNGNAPSKQKKPLLVRQICTTEPLESFSLDHDNKSCGVSKSPDVPLPASADSGQSGAPSFVTEPLEHNLPTSGAVVFTVGKSLEAPPLSTQTSFLKVLGSSQERMSPGVNNENKQSSILSQAKSGATLAVVNASDTQQLSFPSLKTATNLTWCFLLKRKPVHLLQNEQKTSSYSSWTISSNNPNPLGLPTKVALSLLNSKQKSGKSLYAQAISTNFTADILVYSSKWKNNLLKRALVKQKAAREFSNKENYETSTDQDNETITRSEPRRVKIFDGGYKSNEEYVYVRGRGRGKYICEECGIRCKKPSMLKKHIRTHTDVRPYHCNYCNFSFKTKGEKQRQGYDRSGFDAEDSDGADDEDNDNEDDDDDSQAESVLSATPSVSASPQHHPSRNISQEISSADEEIRIADCFAGVHTDSMDGLPKALLTKMTVLSTGQSDCRSSGPLVAAVPRGIGEGNTQDIATATDSLETVPKSPSHLMYVDYSDAEEALGRPAATPSFPTEVTSKSTTSTRLPSPPVDQSTQTTTVAPSIASPFSEIQEQKHEEQSALKLASPQTHLFSHLPLHSQQQTRTPYHGMIPVGGIHVVPAGLATYSTFLPIQAGPVQLTIPAVSVIHRTTSALGDAACAVSGTANGLGVADMNKVVPCIPIGQINVPNIQSLNASTLQPLPSLSVDTMNLLGLANTNIAPQIHPSGLTLNAVGLQVLTANPSPPSNPSPQAHIPSLQILNIALPTLIPSVSPVTTDGPGIPETPASKNKACETRPNHQGSGSLANDDLAQITSTPSPQVASAEQQPSLENRSQQPAPSSGYQRHESPAKLDTEKSGSESRTKPKCNISSVQVKQASASEPPMKMNSDISSGSPRDHTVSLDRQVHRRKALPERQNTVEFSDGSSDDEDRLVIAT